In Chitinophaga sp. HK235, a single window of DNA contains:
- a CDS encoding branched-chain amino acid aminotransferase — translation MMVAKSTVKEEALQKIKVTKTTHSRLSEVDFNNLVFGKKYADHMLVADFDGKAWVNAEIMPFQNFSVSPSNAAWHYGQAIFEGIKAYKDPQDNPMIFRPYDNYRRFNTSAERMGMPEVPEWLFIGGLDMLIDLDRNWIPTGPGCSLYLRPFMIAADEFIGVRPSDTYRFAIINSPSGPYFNKPIKLLVQDKYVRAFPGGVGYAKAAGNYGGTMYPTMQAKKQGYDQILWVDGYEHKYLQECGTMNVFVIIGNTAITPDLSQGTILEGVTRASVIDLLKDLGLTVEERPVSIDEVVNAYKNGTLKEVFGTGTAAALAYVEQLDYLDTEIKLDTTTYKTGAEVIRRLDAIRTGREEDNRHWNYHVGNE, via the coding sequence ATGATGGTAGCTAAATCAACAGTAAAGGAAGAAGCATTACAGAAGATCAAAGTCACAAAAACTACGCATAGCCGTTTAAGTGAAGTAGATTTTAATAATCTGGTATTCGGTAAAAAGTATGCAGACCACATGCTGGTAGCTGATTTTGATGGAAAAGCGTGGGTGAATGCCGAAATCATGCCTTTTCAGAACTTTTCTGTAAGTCCTTCCAATGCAGCCTGGCACTATGGACAGGCTATCTTCGAGGGCATCAAAGCCTATAAGGATCCTCAGGACAACCCGATGATTTTCAGGCCTTATGATAACTACAGAAGATTTAATACCTCCGCGGAAAGAATGGGTATGCCCGAAGTTCCCGAGTGGCTGTTTATTGGTGGCTTGGACATGCTGATAGATCTGGACCGCAACTGGATCCCTACAGGACCTGGCTGTTCCCTCTATCTGCGTCCTTTTATGATTGCCGCTGATGAGTTTATTGGTGTACGTCCTTCCGATACCTATCGTTTTGCCATTATCAATTCTCCATCCGGACCGTATTTTAATAAGCCAATCAAACTGCTGGTGCAGGACAAATACGTACGTGCTTTCCCGGGTGGTGTTGGATATGCTAAAGCTGCGGGTAACTATGGTGGTACCATGTATCCTACCATGCAGGCCAAAAAGCAGGGCTACGACCAGATTCTCTGGGTAGATGGCTACGAACACAAATACCTGCAGGAATGCGGTACCATGAACGTATTCGTGATCATCGGCAATACGGCCATCACACCTGACCTGTCTCAGGGCACTATCCTGGAAGGGGTAACCCGCGCCAGCGTAATCGACCTGCTCAAAGACCTGGGCCTCACAGTGGAAGAAAGACCTGTTTCTATTGATGAAGTAGTGAACGCCTATAAAAACGGTACCCTTAAAGAAGTATTCGGTACTGGTACCGCCGCTGCACTGGCTTATGTAGAACAACTGGATTACCTCGATACTGAGATCAAACTGGATACTACCACCTACAAAACCGGAGCTGAAGTTATCCGCCGTCTCGATGCCATCCGTACCGGCCGTGAAGAGGATAACCGTCACTGGAATTACCATGTAGGCAATGAATAA
- the rdgB gene encoding RdgB/HAM1 family non-canonical purine NTP pyrophosphatase, protein MKLIFATNNENKVKEFRSMLGDHFEIITLHEAGIDIDIPEPHDTLEENAREKSGTIHRMTGQNCFAEDTGLEIDALQGAPGVLSARYAGEQKLASDNIAKVLTEMEGITNRAARFRTVISLILDGKEYQFEGVSQGHISTHTMGEKGFGYDPIFIPEGADRSFAQMDLTEKNQYSHRGRAFEKFVAFLQSLPA, encoded by the coding sequence ATGAAACTGATTTTTGCCACCAATAACGAGAACAAGGTTAAAGAATTCCGCTCCATGCTGGGTGATCACTTTGAGATCATTACCCTGCATGAAGCCGGTATTGATATCGATATTCCTGAGCCACACGATACGCTGGAGGAGAATGCCCGGGAGAAATCCGGCACCATCCACCGGATGACAGGACAGAACTGCTTTGCGGAAGATACCGGCCTGGAAATAGATGCCCTTCAGGGCGCTCCGGGTGTATTAAGCGCCCGCTATGCCGGAGAACAGAAGCTGGCGTCCGACAATATTGCCAAAGTGCTGACTGAAATGGAAGGTATCACCAACAGGGCAGCCCGTTTCCGCACCGTCATCTCCCTAATACTGGACGGCAAGGAATACCAGTTTGAAGGTGTCAGCCAGGGGCATATCAGCACCCATACCATGGGAGAAAAAGGCTTCGGCTACGATCCCATCTTTATTCCGGAAGGAGCTGACCGTTCCTTTGCCCAAATGGACCTGACAGAAAAAAACCAATACAGCCACCGGGGCCGGGCCTTCGAGAAATTCGTAGCCTTCCTGCAATCATTACCCGCCTGA
- a CDS encoding thioesterase family protein, producing the protein MARIKIDLPEKLGFSTTIPIRIQDVNYGGHVGNDAILSIMHEARMQFVQQAGYKELDLEAHTGLIMTDVAVAYKGEGFHGDIFTVEMAAGEYSPFGFELFYHITTQRNGQSITIADAKTGMICFDYNLRKVMKLPADMKTALENI; encoded by the coding sequence ATGGCAAGAATAAAAATAGACTTACCGGAAAAACTCGGATTCAGCACAACGATACCCATCAGGATACAGGATGTTAACTATGGAGGACATGTAGGCAATGATGCCATCCTGTCTATTATGCACGAAGCCCGTATGCAGTTCGTGCAGCAGGCCGGCTACAAAGAACTGGACCTTGAAGCCCATACCGGCCTGATTATGACCGACGTGGCCGTTGCCTATAAAGGCGAAGGTTTTCACGGAGATATCTTCACCGTGGAGATGGCCGCCGGGGAATACAGTCCGTTTGGCTTCGAGTTGTTCTATCATATTACCACCCAGCGCAATGGCCAGTCCATTACTATCGCCGATGCCAAAACCGGCATGATATGCTTTGACTATAACCTCCGGAAAGTCATGAAACTACCGGCAGACATGAAAACCGCTCTGGAAAACATTTAA
- a CDS encoding nitroreductase: MEVNTTTSYLEKIIASRRTVKPTSMNGKKVADDTIQQLLQLADWAPTHGYTEPWHFIVYSGDKVQQFCADHADLYKQHTAADKFIAGNYDKLKDQGNLASHVIAICMKRGSNPKIPVIEEIAAVSCAVQNMWLGATAQGIAAYWGSGGMTYHPAMQDYLGLGDDDQVLGFFYLGYTDEPAQPGKRIKPLAEKVKWM; encoded by the coding sequence ATGGAAGTAAATACAACGACCAGTTATCTGGAAAAAATAATTGCCTCCCGCCGTACGGTGAAGCCCACCAGCATGAACGGTAAAAAAGTGGCTGACGATACTATACAGCAGCTGCTGCAGCTGGCTGACTGGGCCCCTACCCATGGCTATACAGAGCCCTGGCATTTTATTGTTTACAGTGGAGACAAAGTGCAGCAGTTTTGTGCTGACCATGCCGACCTGTACAAACAACATACTGCTGCCGACAAGTTCATCGCCGGCAACTACGACAAACTGAAAGACCAGGGTAACCTGGCCTCTCATGTTATTGCCATCTGCATGAAACGGGGCAGCAATCCTAAAATTCCTGTGATAGAAGAAATTGCAGCAGTATCCTGTGCCGTGCAGAACATGTGGCTGGGTGCCACTGCTCAGGGCATTGCCGCCTACTGGGGTTCAGGTGGTATGACCTACCACCCTGCCATGCAGGATTATCTGGGCCTGGGAGATGATGACCAGGTGCTGGGATTCTTTTACCTGGGTTATACCGACGAACCGGCACAACCAGGAAAACGAATCAAACCATTGGCAGAGAAAGTAAAGTGGATGTAG
- a CDS encoding glycerol-3-phosphate dehydrogenase/oxidase, producing the protein MKREAIVAALRKDLEPWDVIVAGGGATGLGAALEAVTRGYRTLLLEQADFAASTSSKSTKLVHGGVRYLAQGDVSLVREASIERGRLARNAPHLVRNLSFVIPTFNAWENIKYTIGLKMYDWLAGHLSLGKSVHISRKDTLDKLTTLKKDHLAGGVLYHDGQFDDSRLAINLAQTISDKGGTVLNYMKITSLRKDEEGNISGLTVRDTLNDGPEIFLNTKAVINATGVFADDILEMDNPDAPKSIAASQGVHVVLDSSFLPGHNALMIPSTSDGRVLFVVPWHNKVVVGTTDTPVNHISLEPHALEAEINFILQTAGQYLVRAPQRSDVRSVWAGLRPLAAARAEGHKTKEISRSHKIIVAASGLITIIGGKWTTYRRMGEDVLHQLEKSLRWKQTESQTQEMLVHGATPNVNWDDPWYFYGSDALHLHQLVATQPDMQEVLSEPYHILKAQVVWAVREEMARNIADFLARRVRLLFLDAREALRIAPAVAAIMATELIKDERWVNEQLQTFETLAKGYILS; encoded by the coding sequence ATGAAAAGAGAAGCTATCGTTGCAGCCCTGAGAAAAGACCTGGAGCCATGGGATGTTATTGTGGCCGGTGGTGGTGCTACCGGCCTCGGTGCCGCCCTGGAGGCTGTCACCAGAGGATATCGTACCCTGCTGCTGGAACAGGCCGACTTCGCGGCCTCCACTTCCAGTAAAAGCACCAAACTCGTACATGGAGGTGTCCGTTACCTGGCACAGGGCGATGTGTCCCTGGTAAGAGAAGCCAGCATTGAACGTGGCCGCCTTGCCCGCAACGCCCCCCACCTCGTCCGTAACCTCAGCTTCGTTATCCCCACTTTCAACGCCTGGGAAAACATAAAGTATACGATCGGCCTTAAAATGTACGACTGGCTGGCCGGACATCTCAGCCTTGGCAAGTCGGTACACATCTCCCGCAAGGATACCCTGGATAAACTCACTACCCTGAAAAAAGATCACCTCGCCGGCGGCGTCCTGTACCACGATGGCCAGTTCGATGACAGCCGGCTCGCCATCAACCTGGCCCAGACCATCTCCGATAAAGGCGGCACTGTGCTGAACTACATGAAAATCACCAGCCTCCGCAAGGATGAAGAAGGAAATATCAGCGGACTGACGGTAAGGGATACACTAAATGATGGCCCGGAAATTTTCCTCAATACCAAAGCGGTAATCAATGCCACCGGTGTTTTTGCAGATGATATCCTGGAAATGGACAACCCCGACGCACCGAAATCCATCGCGGCAAGTCAGGGTGTTCATGTGGTACTCGACAGCAGTTTCCTGCCCGGCCACAATGCACTCATGATACCGTCTACCAGCGATGGCCGTGTGTTGTTTGTGGTGCCCTGGCACAATAAGGTGGTAGTAGGTACCACGGATACACCGGTCAATCACATCAGTCTCGAACCCCATGCGCTGGAAGCTGAAATCAACTTTATCCTGCAAACAGCCGGACAATACCTCGTCCGGGCACCCCAACGCAGCGATGTACGCAGCGTATGGGCAGGCCTGCGACCACTGGCTGCTGCCAGAGCAGAAGGACATAAAACCAAAGAGATCTCCCGCAGCCATAAAATCATCGTGGCCGCCTCCGGCCTGATCACTATCATTGGCGGTAAATGGACTACCTACCGCCGCATGGGGGAAGATGTGCTACATCAACTGGAAAAATCCCTGCGCTGGAAACAAACAGAATCCCAAACCCAGGAAATGCTGGTTCATGGCGCCACTCCTAATGTCAACTGGGACGATCCCTGGTATTTCTACGGCAGCGATGCACTGCATCTGCATCAGTTGGTAGCCACCCAGCCTGATATGCAGGAAGTACTGAGTGAACCATATCATATTTTAAAAGCACAGGTAGTATGGGCTGTAAGAGAAGAAATGGCCCGGAATATTGCGGATTTCCTGGCCAGAAGGGTACGCCTCCTGTTTCTGGATGCCAGGGAAGCTTTACGTATAGCCCCCGCCGTTGCCGCTATCATGGCAACTGAACTGATTAAAGATGAACGTTGGGTAAACGAACAACTGCAAACCTTCGAAACCCTCGCCAAAGGGTATATTTTATCCTGA
- a CDS encoding mechanosensitive ion channel family protein yields the protein MPQKLNGQVKEMFWRVKHLGIKNVPVRDIIRSHTIHMSIKVISILQRCCRPLLVFLLLIITLPLSAQRKKNTPIPGTIHMVTIDSATIRKNISKLAQDTSKLKKSDTAVAVIISRIESYTLLLNQLMSSLRRGFDTVNISKEIPLIDTSLALIRENIAGLGRTPNVNDIYTNKVMLEQLQRKLSGWQNNLFSYYNQLVAINDTLHSLRQDTSMRSIPAEDELYGFYIGQLTRLIVKYRSVDSANKINLIKIGLLQNKIANRYIDVSNLLEDSDYRLEQFSADMFSKDYRYIWKPHRDSINPLEFFPVVHRSLHKSTRVLTIFFSIQWPIFIVWILLATLFALWIRSNVRHVRRNHPEQEAEAILQHARYVHRHPIACTIIFVTTLSSVLSVRYPILYTEIIWALTMFALTYLFKTDLPKTLFRHWQLLMVLLFVYSLNNLLIEVTYAEQWGLLISAVLCILLGFRLLKETTLISFAQPKYTRPVIKIFIATSAFSLLMVLLARVGSAKIFGSSAVVNTVMALNLYVLVKILLEAVFLQVEANKNSSTFISFMDYQDVQTKLKTFLTALAFVGWLIIVARNLYLYDAISADISQFLSTSRHIGNSDFTFSSVIIFVLVIWVAFVASQLIAYMFGNTGQSATPTQKPRFGSTLLLLRLAVLAGGILLAFAASGIPMDKLTIVIGALSVGIGFGLQNIVNNLVSGIILAFEKPIEVGDVIEVGPRSGIVKEIGIRSSKISAYDGSTVVVPNADLISQQLINWTLTNRARRVNFMLGVGYGSNIEQVTAIIKSAFTDQEGILASPEPVVQLSQFADNAINFQVYFWISDLGNAGALQSRVLTFIYDALNKAGIELPFPQRDLHIRSIEEEVLLKWKGAATKDSSTPSTEAADDQEKKI from the coding sequence ATGCCCCAAAAACTTAACGGACAGGTAAAGGAAATGTTCTGGCGTGTCAAACATTTAGGCATAAAAAACGTTCCTGTAAGGGATATCATCCGTTCCCACACTATTCATATGTCCATTAAGGTTATATCCATATTGCAGCGTTGCTGCCGGCCCTTGCTGGTGTTCCTTCTGCTGATCATCACCTTACCCCTCAGCGCGCAGCGCAAAAAAAACACCCCCATCCCCGGCACTATTCACATGGTGACCATAGACAGTGCCACTATCCGCAAAAATATCAGCAAGCTGGCCCAGGACACCTCCAAACTCAAAAAATCTGATACCGCTGTTGCAGTTATCATCAGCCGGATAGAAAGTTATACGTTGCTGCTCAATCAGCTGATGAGCAGCCTGCGCCGCGGATTCGACACTGTAAACATCAGTAAGGAGATACCGCTGATAGATACATCCCTGGCACTTATCCGCGAGAATATCGCCGGGCTGGGGCGTACTCCCAACGTCAACGATATTTACACCAACAAGGTGATGCTCGAACAACTACAGCGTAAACTCAGCGGCTGGCAGAACAATCTCTTTTCGTATTATAACCAGCTGGTAGCCATCAACGACACGCTACATTCCCTGCGCCAGGATACCTCCATGCGCAGTATTCCAGCAGAAGATGAGTTATATGGCTTCTACATAGGACAACTCACCCGCCTGATCGTCAAATACCGGTCAGTAGACAGTGCCAATAAAATCAACCTGATCAAAATAGGGCTGTTGCAAAACAAGATCGCCAACCGCTATATTGATGTGTCCAATCTGCTGGAAGACAGTGATTACCGGCTGGAGCAGTTTTCTGCCGATATGTTTTCGAAGGACTACCGCTACATCTGGAAACCGCATCGCGACAGTATCAACCCACTGGAATTTTTTCCGGTAGTACATCGTTCTCTTCACAAAAGCACCCGTGTGCTGACCATCTTCTTCTCCATACAGTGGCCGATATTCATCGTATGGATACTCCTTGCCACCCTCTTTGCCTTATGGATACGGAGTAATGTGCGTCATGTGCGGCGCAACCATCCTGAACAGGAGGCGGAAGCCATCCTGCAGCATGCCCGGTATGTACACCGGCATCCGATAGCCTGCACCATTATTTTCGTGACTACATTGTCATCGGTACTGTCTGTCCGCTACCCTATCCTTTACACCGAGATCATCTGGGCGCTCACTATGTTTGCGCTCACCTATCTCTTCAAAACCGATCTACCCAAAACACTGTTCCGGCATTGGCAACTATTGATGGTACTGCTGTTCGTTTATTCTCTCAACAACCTGCTGATAGAAGTAACTTATGCCGAGCAATGGGGCCTGCTCATCAGCGCTGTTCTCTGTATATTGCTGGGTTTCCGCCTGTTGAAGGAAACCACCCTCATTAGTTTTGCCCAGCCAAAATATACCCGGCCTGTTATCAAGATATTCATCGCCACCAGTGCATTCTCCCTGTTGATGGTACTGCTGGCACGTGTAGGCAGCGCCAAGATTTTCGGGTCCAGCGCGGTTGTGAATACTGTTATGGCCCTGAACCTTTATGTACTGGTGAAGATATTACTGGAAGCGGTTTTTCTCCAGGTAGAAGCCAACAAAAACTCCAGCACTTTCATCTCCTTTATGGACTACCAGGATGTGCAAACCAAACTGAAGACATTCCTGACCGCGCTGGCTTTCGTTGGCTGGCTCATCATCGTAGCCCGCAACCTTTATCTGTATGATGCTATTTCTGCCGATATCAGCCAGTTTCTTTCTACCAGTCGCCATATCGGCAATTCAGACTTCACCTTCAGCAGCGTGATCATTTTTGTGCTGGTCATATGGGTTGCCTTTGTAGCCTCCCAGCTGATCGCCTATATGTTTGGCAATACCGGCCAGAGCGCCACCCCGACACAGAAACCACGGTTTGGCTCCACGCTGCTATTGCTGAGGCTGGCCGTACTCGCCGGCGGTATTCTGCTGGCCTTCGCCGCCTCTGGCATACCCATGGACAAACTCACGATCGTTATCGGCGCCCTCAGCGTAGGCATTGGCTTCGGTTTACAGAACATCGTCAACAACCTCGTATCCGGTATCATCCTGGCTTTTGAAAAACCTATAGAAGTAGGTGATGTGATAGAGGTTGGTCCCCGCTCCGGTATTGTAAAAGAGATAGGTATCCGTTCGAGTAAAATCTCCGCCTATGACGGTTCTACCGTTGTAGTACCCAATGCCGACCTCATCTCCCAACAACTCATCAACTGGACCCTGACCAACCGTGCCCGTCGCGTCAACTTCATGCTGGGCGTAGGTTACGGCAGCAATATCGAACAGGTGACCGCCATCATCAAAAGCGCCTTCACCGACCAGGAAGGGATACTCGCCTCGCCAGAACCGGTTGTACAGCTGTCCCAGTTCGCCGACAACGCCATCAATTTCCAGGTGTATTTCTGGATCTCCGACCTCGGCAACGCCGGCGCACTACAAAGCCGGGTGCTGACTTTTATCTATGACGCTCTCAACAAAGCCGGCATAGAACTTCCTTTCCCACAACGTGATCTGCATATCCGCTCCATCGAAGAAGAAGTGCTGCTCAAGTGGAAAGGTGCTGCCACAAAGGATTCCAGCACCCCATCAACCGAAGCAGCCGATGATCAGGAAAAAAAAATATAA
- a CDS encoding PH domain-containing protein, translating into MGFFSALLGNAGTVSQEELAKEYGKLLTDTEVIELGFKLFRDTFIFTNKRLILVDKQGLTGSKTEYKSVSYKSISRFSVETAGTFDLDAELKIWVSSEATPSIVKTFNKSVNVYEVQRVLAHHVLG; encoded by the coding sequence ATGGGATTTTTTTCAGCGCTACTGGGCAATGCAGGAACAGTCAGTCAGGAAGAACTAGCAAAGGAATATGGTAAACTGCTGACTGATACAGAAGTGATAGAGTTAGGCTTTAAGTTGTTCAGGGATACTTTTATTTTTACGAACAAGCGGTTGATATTAGTGGATAAGCAGGGCCTTACAGGTAGTAAAACGGAATATAAAAGTGTGTCGTATAAGAGTATCAGCCGGTTCAGCGTGGAGACAGCCGGTACTTTCGACCTGGATGCGGAGCTGAAGATCTGGGTGAGCAGTGAAGCAACGCCCAGTATTGTGAAGACGTTCAATAAATCAGTGAATGTATATGAAGTACAGAGAGTGTTGGCACATCATGTATTAGGATGA
- a CDS encoding alpha/beta fold hydrolase, whose protein sequence is MSTIETRGSYANVNGLKMYYEVHGQGKPLLLLPGAVSGVSTAFGNLIPLLATGRQVIALEFQGYGHTVDIPERPLSYEQFADDVIELLHVLNIREADIFGYSTGAGVALQIAMRKPALVSKLILASVTFNSSGRHPELIGLEALLTTEGMKGTPYEAEYLNTAPQPQDWSQHLAKVTVFNKEIQEWSVDDIRKIKAPALIIAGDADIVRLEHVVELYKLLGGGSIGELSMPASQLAILPGTMHTALTKKTNLLMAMIPGFLELNTTHSKPLQPC, encoded by the coding sequence ATGAGTACTATAGAAACCCGTGGAAGCTATGCAAATGTAAACGGACTGAAAATGTACTACGAAGTGCATGGACAAGGAAAACCGCTTCTTCTCTTGCCCGGGGCAGTCTCCGGAGTCAGTACTGCCTTCGGAAACCTGATCCCGCTACTGGCAACAGGCAGGCAGGTCATTGCCCTTGAATTTCAGGGCTATGGACATACGGTTGATATTCCGGAACGCCCGCTTTCTTATGAGCAATTTGCAGATGACGTTATTGAATTACTGCATGTTTTGAATATTAGAGAAGCAGATATTTTTGGATACAGTACCGGAGCGGGAGTCGCACTGCAGATTGCTATGCGCAAACCAGCTCTTGTCAGTAAACTTATCCTGGCTTCCGTTACCTTCAATAGCAGTGGGCGCCATCCGGAACTCATAGGATTGGAAGCCTTGCTTACCACCGAAGGCATGAAGGGTACTCCCTATGAGGCAGAATATCTAAACACTGCTCCGCAGCCACAGGACTGGTCTCAGCACCTTGCGAAAGTAACCGTATTTAACAAAGAGATACAGGAGTGGTCAGTCGATGATATTCGAAAAATTAAGGCTCCTGCATTGATTATCGCTGGTGATGCAGATATTGTTCGGCTGGAGCATGTTGTGGAATTGTATAAACTATTGGGAGGTGGTAGTATTGGTGAGCTATCAATGCCCGCTTCACAACTGGCCATATTACCCGGAACAATGCATACCGCATTAACAAAGAAAACTAATTTATTGATGGCAATGATTCCCGGTTTTCTTGAATTAAATACCACACACAGTAAGCCTCTTCAGCCATGCTAA